A single Harpia harpyja isolate bHarHar1 chromosome 6, bHarHar1 primary haplotype, whole genome shotgun sequence DNA region contains:
- the NCF4 gene encoding neutrophil cytosol factor 4: protein MSLPRQLREKSDFDQLPDDVPVSANIADIEEKKGFTNYYMFVIEVKLKGGGRYLIFRRYRQFYALHTKLEERYGAESKDSPFTCTLPVLPGKVYVGAKKEIAENRIPILNVYMKNLLCLPVWVLMDEEVRLFFYHSTFDGEQVPHRLRRLRPRTRRVKSISPQVPIFDRLATPRAEALFDFSGTNKLELSFKKGDLIYLLSRVNKDWLEGTADDATGIFPCAFVKIIKDLPQQEDTVNKVRCYYHDETVSTIRDISVEEDLSSIPSFKDLMELIRREFDQDDIVLNYRDLDGDLIRLLSNQDVELMVSQSRRRPSEKHFFPWKLHITHKDDLGVYNTSPGIGATQTVSAT, encoded by the exons ATGTCTCTTCCCCGACAGCTGCGAGAAAAGAG TGATTTTGACCAGCTTCCAGATGATGTACCTGTTTCAGCTAACATTGCAGATATTGAAGAGAAGAAAGGCTTTACTAATTATTAT ATGTTTGTCATTGAAGTAAAACTTAAAGGTGGTGGCAGATACTTAATTTTCCGACGCTATCGTCAGTTCTATGCCCTGCACACCAAACTAGAGGAGAGATACGGGGCAGAGAGCAAAGACAGCCCTTTTACCTGCACACTCCCTGTATTGCCAG GGAAAGTTTATGTTGGGGCCAAAAAGGAAATTGCTGAGAACAGGATTCCTATCCTGAATGTCTACATGAAG AACCTACTCTGCCTACCGGTTTGGGTGTTGATGGATGAAGAGGTACGGCTGTTCTTCTACCATTCAACCTTTGATGGTGAACAGGTGCCTCACAGACTGAGACGGCTTCGCCCACGGACGCGCCGAGT TAAAAGCATTTCACCTCAAGTGCCTATTTTTGACCGCCTGGCAACTCCGCGGGCTGAG gctttgtttgatttttctggaACCAATAAACTGGAACTCAGCTTCAAGAAGGGAGACTTGATTTATCTGCTCAGCAGAGTAAACAAAGACTGGTTGGAG GGAACAGCTGACGATGCCACTGGGATTTTCCCATGTGCTTTTGTGAAGATCATAAAAGATTTACCACAGCAGGAAGACACAGTTAATAAAGTTCGCTGTTATTACCATGATGAGACTGTGAGCACTATCAG GGATATCTCAGTGGAAGAGGATCTGAGCAGCATTCCATCATTCAAAGATCTCATGGAATTGATAAG GCGAGAGTTTGACCAAGATGACATTGTTTTGAATTACCGGGACCTTGATGGTGACCTGATCCGGTTGCTCTCCAATCAGGATGTTGAACTCATGGTGTCTCAGAGCAGGAGAAGGCCCTCTGAGAAGCATTTCTTCCCTTGGAAGTTGCACATCACTCACAAAGATGACTTGGGTGTCTACAACACTAGTCCAGGAATAGGTGCTACTCAAACAGTGAGCGCAACATAA
- the LOC128143087 gene encoding cytokine receptor common subunit beta-like, producing MNMKEIFILLLNLYLVFSVQAIPESIPMKSLTCYNDYNSQVTCTWREHSEAHALIGMILYQRDNITMKNKKMLCKHQTENDLHEAPDSDVHWVCHTTTDNFGIGVDDVYSFKPNMMLQAELNVDLFQNVQTLPPQNLSVSLMGSGDFLLTWEAADGSQGLGNALEYEVTYKREWESWEKAASLLFSNTTRCHLSREDLVPGSSYVARVRARPGWASGFSGQYSEWSTEASWETPEGGLQPRNLCCLFNGADRLTCSWEVKKAITTSVLFGLFFRATPSSAEEECSPVLEKALPHVLYVVQSCEIPVSNFSSQSQYHVSVRAKTEEKLIEAYKNIKVLPPANVSVTLTGNQEYELRWIKHTLVYSFIQQRYEVEYWKTHQYKKTLQKLNINNDEPPFIFTLQMLAPSTEYRGKMRARVNMPHYDGPWSEWSEEFTWKTENVLPPVVLPVMLPVLIITLLIVGYCSYKYFLRKKKMWEAKIPNPGKSLLIQSYLGKVPLGNRPTSSQLDFNKYNLSEKMEQASFLQVVDRQTKTLAESPEGQAKTTDVSPVALDLQNSYHALNEPEHAPVACSRQIAGHSFPVLRRNSADASVASQTAIPCFAFNGPYLYSPVASSQPEMHPTLGVDPVGVREKSVSLQYVTLPKEDCPQVPQRQEQPGAGPAQPFQLPGQKEMMQHLDDEEEVSPAPPACGKGSNVRTEEQKSPKALSCITSPQQCPLEYITTESLLLPSAGDSNHPPLVTAGGLPCDSQEPQPPSDHSCHEFSPGKTGVMVPVSGQAPASSPELHLNTFGDYLTVPLGLHGHSEPTKISLPVLQKGNDLPRKQPLSEGNLVVLNPDSTEPVFLCQVGDYCFHSLKSSVKMDNSQEDHQVKKPSEGKTTPGKPVSDDESITGKEKDVSKMQAIQLFKNLKSDDYFSWQQSLRITEIC from the exons ATGAACATGAAAGAGATTTTCATCCTTCTGCTGAATCTGTATTTGGTCTTCAGTGTCCAAGCCATTCCAG AGAGTATCCCTATGAAGAGCTTGACCTGCTACAATGACTACAACTCACAGGTGACCTGTACATGGAGAGAGCATTCAGAGGCTCATGCCCTCATTGGTATGATTCTTTACCAAAGGGATAATATTACAAT GAAGAACAAGAAGATGCTTTGTAAACACCAGACAGAAAATGACTTACATGAGGCTCCAGACTCCGATGTGCACTGGGTTTGTCACACCACCACAGACAATTTTGGAATAGGGGTAGATGACGTTTACAGCTTCAAACCTAACATGATGCTTCAAGCAGAACTAAATGTTGATCTTTTCCAAAATG TTCAGACCCTCCCACCTCAAAACCTCTCAGTCAGCTTGATGGGATCAGGAGACTTCTTGCTGACCTGGGAAGCAGCTGATGGAAGCCAAGGGCTGGGCAATGCCCTGGAGTATGAAGTCACTTACAAGCGGGAGTGGGAGTCATGGGAG AAAGCTGCCTCACTCTTGTTCTCCAACACCACACGTTGCCATCTCAGCCGCGAGGACCTTGTCCCAGGGAGCAGCTACGTTGCCCGTGTGCGAGCCAGACCGGGGTGGGCCAGTGGCTTCTCCGGGCAGTACAGCGAGTGGAGCACAGAGGCATCGTGGGAGACCCCTGAAG GTGGCCTTCAGCCCAGGAACCTTTGCTGCCTCTTCAATGGTGCAGACCGTTTGACGTGCAGCTGGGAAGTGAAGAAAGCAATTACGACCTCTGTCCTCTTTGGCTTGTTCTTCAGGGCCACTCCATCATCAGC agaaGAGGAGTGCTCTCCTGTGCTCGAGAAGGCTTTGCCCCATGTCCTGTATGTAGTCCAGAGCTGTGAGATCCCGGTCAGCAACTTCAGCAGTCAGAGCCAGTACCATGTGTCTGTCCGGGCCAAGACAGAGGAGAAACTGATTGAAGCCTACAAGAACA TTAAGGTGCTGCCGCCTGCAAATGTGTCAGTAACGCTGACAGGGAACCAAGAGTATGAACTGAGGTGGATAAAACACACTTTGGTATATAGCTTCATACAACAGAGATACGAAGTCGAGTACTGGAAAACCCACCAATATAAAAAG aCTCTCCAGAAGTTAAATATCAACAATGATGAACCTCCCTTCATCTTCACCCTGCAGATGCTGGCACCATCTACAGAATATAGGGGGAAAATGCGTGCAAGGGTGAACATGCCTCATTATGATGGGCCTTGGAGTGAATGGAGTGAGGAGTTCACCTGGAAAACTGAGAATG ttcTGCCACCAGTGGTTCTCCCAGTGATGCTCCCAGTTCTCATCATCACTTTGCTAATAGTTGGTTATTGCAGCTATAAGTATTTCCTCAG gaagaagaaaatgtgggaGGCAAAGATTCCGAACCCCGGCAAGAGTCTCCTGATCCAGAGCTACCTGGGG aaagtaCCCTTAGGAAACCGGCCAACAAGCAGCCAGCTGGACTTCAACAAATACAACCTTTCCGAGAAGATGGAGCAGGCTAGCTTCCTTCAAGTTGTGGACAG GCAGACGAAGACTTTGGCAGAGTCCCCCGAAGGGCAGGCTAAGACGACAGATGTTTCCCCTGTTGCACTGGACCTACAGAACTCCTACCATGCTTTAAATGAGCCAGAGCACGCCCCAGTTGCCTGCTCACGTCAGATTGCTGGTCATTCCTTTCCTGTTTTGAGGAGAAACAGTGCTGATGCAAGTGTTGCTTCCCAGACAGCAATCCCTTGCTTTGCTTTCAATGGTCCATACTTGTACAGCCCAGTGGCATCCTCCCAGCCTGAAATGCATCCGACCCTGGGAGTGGACCCTGTGGGAGTCCGGGAGAAATCAGTTTCCCTTCAGTATGTGACCCTCCCAAAGGAAGACTGTCCCCAGGTTCCACAAAGGCAAGAACAGCCAGGAGCAGGTCCTGCACAGCCCTTCCAGCTCCCAGGTCAGAAGGAAATGATGCAGCACCTTGACGATGAGGAAGAAGTCTCACCAGCCCCACCAGCCTGTGGGAAAGGCTCGAACGTgagaacagaagagcagaaatcTCCAAAGGCTCTTAGCTGTATCACGTCTCCTCAGCAGTGCCCCTTGGAGTACATCACCACAGAGAGCCTGTTACTGCCATCAGCCGGCGACTCCAACCATCCACCACTTGTCACTGCTGGGGGGTTACCTTGTGACTCACAGGAGCCGCAGCCCCCCAGTGACCACTCTTGCCATGAGTTTTCTCCTGGGAAAACTGGTGTCATGGTCCCAGTTTCAGGTCAAGCACCGGCCTCCTCTCCTGAATTGCACCTGAATACATTTGGAGACTATCTTACTGTCCCTTTAGGTCTCCATGGACATTCAGAACCCACAAAAATTTCTTTGCCTGTCTTACAGAAGGGAAACGATCTTCCTAGAAAGCAGCCTTTGTCAGAGGGTAACTTGGTGGTCTTAAACCCTGACAGCACTGAGCCAGTTTTCCTTTGCCAGGTTGGTGACTATTGCTTCCACAGCCTAAAATCCAGTGTGAAGATGGATAATAGTCAGGAAGACCACCAAGTCAAGAAACCTTCTGAAGGCAAGACAACACCTGGGAAGCCTGTATCTGATGATGAATCCAtcactgggaaggaaaaagatgTATCAAAAATGCAGGCTATTCAGCTTTTCAAAAACCTGAAATCAGATGATTACTTTTCCTGGCAGCAATCTTTGAGGATCACAGAAATCTGTTAA